A section of the Methanocaldococcus sp. FS406-22 genome encodes:
- the mfnD gene encoding tyramine--L-glutamate ligase, which produces MILFFEYALASGFEDKAILKEGKMMFDTLLKQFLEIDEVVSLIYRDFADDYKDFKNLKIVEINNENEIEKTLNNILKSEKIDYALVIAPEDEGILYNLTKIIESYPVKNLGCSSEAIKIAGNKYLTYLSIKDAVKTPKTFPPKRYVIKKIDSCGGKFNLVDENFLIQEFVEGENLSVSLIVGKEIYPISLNRQYIDERGFVGGEVAIEHNLKDKIFNEVIKAIKCINGLNGYVGVDVIVNEDIYIIEINPRITTTIYGLKTSPSLAELLIKNANNEELKFKVNGERFTIDK; this is translated from the coding sequence GTGATATTATTCTTCGAATATGCCCTTGCCTCTGGTTTTGAGGATAAAGCCATTTTAAAAGAAGGAAAGATGATGTTTGACACATTATTAAAGCAATTCTTAGAGATTGATGAGGTTGTATCTTTAATTTATAGAGATTTTGCTGATGACTATAAAGATTTTAAAAACCTTAAGATAGTTGAGATTAATAATGAAAATGAAATTGAAAAAACATTAAACAACATCTTAAAATCTGAAAAAATTGATTATGCATTAGTTATAGCTCCAGAGGATGAGGGAATTTTATACAATCTAACAAAAATCATTGAAAGCTATCCAGTAAAAAACCTTGGTTGTTCTTCTGAAGCAATAAAAATAGCTGGAAATAAATATCTAACCTACTTATCAATAAAAGATGCTGTAAAGACACCAAAAACCTTTCCACCAAAGAGATATGTTATAAAAAAGATAGACAGCTGTGGAGGAAAATTTAACTTAGTTGATGAGAATTTTTTAATCCAAGAGTTTGTTGAGGGGGAAAACTTATCTGTCTCTCTGATTGTTGGTAAAGAAATCTATCCAATATCTTTAAATAGGCAGTATATTGATGAGAGAGGTTTTGTTGGTGGTGAGGTAGCTATTGAGCATAATCTAAAAGATAAAATATTTAATGAGGTAATTAAAGCAATTAAATGTATAAATGGACTGAATGGATATGTAGGTGTTGATGTTATAGTTAATGAGGATATATACATCATAGAGATAAATCCAAGGATTACAACAACAATCTATGGCTTAAAAACAAGCCCAAGCTTAGCAGAGCTATTAATAAAGAATGCAAACAATGAAGAGCTGAAATTTAAAGTAAATGGTGAGAGATTTACAATAGACAAATAG
- a CDS encoding deoxyhypusine synthase, translating into MKDPKDIVLKESEDIEGIAIEGPWLEEDISLEEIVKNYYLKIGFQASHIGKAIKIWKHIEEKRKKGDEITVFFGYTSNIVSSGLREIIAYLVKHKKVDVIVTTAGGVEEDFIKCLKPFILGDWKVDGKILREKGINRIGNIFVPNDRYIAFEEYMMEFFEEILNLQRETGKIITASEFCYKLGEFMDKKLGKEREKSILYWAYKNNIPIFCPAITDGSIGDMLYFFKKYNKDEELKIDIANDIVKLNDIAINSKETACIVLGGSLPKHSIINANLFREGTDYAIYITTALPWDGSLSGAPPEEGISWGKIGAEADYVEIWGDATIIFPLLVYCVMK; encoded by the coding sequence ATGAAAGACCCAAAGGACATTGTGCTTAAAGAAAGTGAGGATATTGAAGGCATAGCAATTGAAGGCCCTTGGTTAGAGGAGGATATAAGCTTAGAGGAGATAGTTAAAAACTACTACCTAAAAATTGGATTCCAAGCATCACACATTGGTAAGGCAATAAAAATCTGGAAACATATTGAAGAGAAGAGAAAAAAAGGAGATGAAATAACAGTATTCTTTGGATACACATCAAATATTGTATCATCTGGATTGAGGGAGATTATTGCCTATCTTGTAAAGCATAAAAAGGTTGATGTTATTGTTACAACAGCTGGAGGAGTTGAAGAGGACTTTATAAAATGCCTAAAGCCATTTATATTAGGAGATTGGAAGGTAGATGGAAAAATATTGAGAGAGAAAGGGATAAACAGAATTGGAAACATCTTTGTTCCAAACGATAGATACATTGCCTTTGAAGAGTATATGATGGAGTTTTTTGAAGAGATTTTAAATTTACAGAGAGAGACTGGAAAGATTATTACTGCAAGTGAATTCTGCTATAAATTAGGGGAATTTATGGATAAAAAATTGGGTAAAGAGAGGGAGAAATCAATCCTATACTGGGCATATAAAAACAATATCCCAATATTCTGCCCGGCAATAACTGATGGTTCGATTGGAGACATGCTGTATTTCTTTAAAAAGTATAATAAAGATGAAGAACTAAAGATAGATATTGCCAACGACATTGTAAAGCTGAATGATATAGCTATAAACTCTAAAGAAACTGCATGCATTGTTTTAGGTGGCTCTTTACCAAAGCATAGCATTATAAATGCCAATCTATTTAGAGAAGGGACTGACTATGCAATATATATAACCACAGCCCTACCTTGGGATGGCTCTCTAAGTGGAGCTCCACCAGAGGAAGGTATATCATGGGGAAAAATTGGGGCTGAGGCAGATTATGTTGAAATTTGGGGAGATGCAACAATAATATTCCCATTATTGGTTTATTGCGTGATGAAGTGA
- the cobJ gene encoding precorrin-3B C(17)-methyltransferase, whose translation MLYVVGIGSGNEKHFTKEAEEILNKVDLIVCYKNYKKFVERFNKPIYTTRMTKEIDRVEYALKEAKNKDVALVSSGDATIYGLASLAYEINAVKGYNVDIKVIPGITACSLASAILGSPLNHDFVVISFSDLLTPLETILKRFRCALEGDFVICIYNPLSRKRIEPFLKAMDILSEFAKDRNYVVGIVKNAGRDNEEVLITNFKELYKNLENYLEFIDMNTILIVGNSSTKIINGKMITPRGYLDKYKI comes from the coding sequence ATGCTTTATGTTGTAGGTATTGGTAGCGGTAATGAGAAACATTTCACAAAAGAGGCTGAAGAGATTTTAAATAAAGTAGATTTGATTGTGTGCTATAAAAACTACAAAAAGTTTGTTGAGAGGTTTAATAAGCCAATATACACAACTAGAATGACAAAGGAGATTGATAGAGTAGAATATGCTTTAAAAGAGGCTAAAAATAAAGATGTAGCCTTAGTTTCAAGTGGTGATGCAACAATCTATGGTTTAGCCTCTTTAGCCTATGAAATAAATGCAGTTAAAGGATATAATGTAGATATAAAGGTTATTCCGGGGATAACTGCATGTTCATTAGCTTCAGCAATCTTAGGCAGTCCATTAAACCATGACTTTGTTGTTATAAGCTTTAGTGATTTATTAACACCATTAGAGACAATATTAAAGAGATTTAGATGTGCATTGGAAGGAGACTTTGTTATCTGCATATACAACCCACTAAGTAGAAAGAGGATAGAGCCATTTTTAAAGGCAATGGATATTTTATCTGAATTTGCAAAAGATAGGAATTATGTGGTTGGAATAGTTAAAAATGCTGGTAGAGATAATGAGGAAGTTTTAATTACAAACTTCAAAGAGCTTTATAAAAACTTAGAAAACTATTTGGAGTTTATAGACATGAATACAATACTAATTGTTGGCAATTCTTCAACAAAAATTATCAATGGCAAGATGATTACACCAAGAGGTTATTTGGACAAATATAAAATTTAG